The Chelonoidis abingdonii isolate Lonesome George chromosome 9, CheloAbing_2.0, whole genome shotgun sequence genome has a segment encoding these proteins:
- the PDZD9 gene encoding PDZ domain-containing protein 9 gives MSSSLFKGQFPALEKISEHTLSATLKTNIKMEEQGLGLIVIQNGPYLQMTSLVEKGSAAKNGRLKPVAGDILIKIGHANVLGWTLRELWQLLHNIPIGTVLQIRVYRDFVEVPQCWQNALELVPEVKPPVKTDISSKDSETNDDTWTSSDDYEDVDSERSFRYKTTQSFCYDSTKELPSISKMWHAFKRKKHTFTVGADIGCDIIIHKDFDAWYSSDFATDGIRSSSYWTMETHDSESSSSSSSSSISDAFWLEEFASILE, from the exons ATGTCCTCCTCACTTTTCAAAGGGCAGTTTCCAGCACTGGAAAAGATCTCTGAACATACTTTGAGTGCTACATTAAAGACCAATATTAAGATGGAAGAACAAGGATTAGGTCTTATAGTAATTCAGAATGGACCATATCTTCAGATGACAAGTCTTGTTGAGAAAGGCTCTGCAGCTAAGAATGGAAGACTCAAACCAG TGGCAggtgatattttgattaaaattggACACGCTAACGTTTTAGGATGGACACTGCGAGAGCTTTGGCAACTTTTGCACAATATTCCCATAGGAACAGTTCTACAGATCAGGGTTTACAGAGATTTTGTTGAAGTACCTCAGTGCTGGCAAAATGCACTTGAATTAGTTCCTGAAGTAAAGCCTCCTGTGAAGACAGA CATTTCAAGTAAAGACAGTGAGACAAATGACGACACATGGACAAGTAGTGATGATTATGAAGACGTAGACTCAGAAAGAAGCTTTAGATACAAAACTACACAATCATTTTGTTATGATTCTACCAAAGAATTGCCATCAATATCAAAAATGTGGcatgcatttaaaagaaaaaaacacacatttactGTAGGTGCTGACATTGGATGTGATATTATAATTCATAAAGATTTTGATGCATGGTATAGTTCTGACTTTGCTACTGATGGCATTAGATCTTCTTCATACTGGACAATGGAAACACACGACAgtgaatcatcatcatcatcatcttcttcctCTATATCAGACGCATTTTGGCTTGAAGAGTTTGCCAGTATTTTGGAATAA